A stretch of DNA from Mesorhizobium onobrychidis:
TGATCAGCTGCCAGGTGTGGAAATCCACCTTGTCCTCAAGGCCAGCATAGCCGGCAGTGTCTGTCGCGGGCAGATTGTCGATTTCGATTGACGAGCCGTCGGGCAGCAAAATGCGTTGCCAGACCAGCAGCGCGCGTCTTTGCCCGAAGGCGACAACGCTGTCATAGGTGCCGATCAGGCGAGACCCCTGTGGGATAAGCAAGATACTGCCGGTGACCGTGTCGTGCACATTCTCGGTGACCTGTGCGACGACGAGGCCGGGCACGTCGGAATTGATGCCGGTGATCAGGCTTGCTGCGATCACGCTGCCGGCCATCAGCTGATACGGCGAAGCCGGCGTCTGCAAGGAATGCGGGTTGTAGATCCCGCTTGTGTTCCGCTGGCTGATAAAATCGAGCTTGCGCTGCTGATTGTTCTGGTCGCTCTCGGCCGGGGCAACGGAAGCCGACGCGCGTGCGGCATCGGATTGCCGAAGCGGCTCAATTGGCCTCTGCACATCCTGCCCACTGCCGGCGACGTCTATCTGCCGGGATCGATTCTCGACCGAAAAAAAGACTTGCGATTCACGTGCCTCAATCGCCTGATGAGCAAGGCGCTGTTCCTCGTCGGAAATCTCGTGCCCCGGCGCGATGCCGAGCTGGCGCTGGCGTTCGAGGATCGGCCGACCCAGATCGCCTGGTAATGGCGGGCCGAGCACAGGCGCGTTCGGCTTCATGCCGGAATAGTCTCTTGGAAGCGTTTCAAGTCCCTCGGCGGTTGGCTTGCGCTGGGTGTTGTAAAGCTCTTCCGCCTGCTCTTTGATGCGCAGTGCCGGTCCCTGCAACGCCAGGATAGTGACGCCGAATATGGCGCTGGATCCAAGTGCAGCGATCGCGATGATAACACCGCGCTTGAACCGCACCGCACGACGGGGTGAGGCCCGTAACTGCAGCTGTTCGGGATCGAGTTTCGGCGGAGCATTGGAGTGGGAAGTATCGGTCATGAGCGCTTCC
This window harbors:
- a CDS encoding TrbI/VirB10 family protein; protein product: MTDTSHSNAPPKLDPEQLQLRASPRRAVRFKRGVIIAIAALGSSAIFGVTILALQGPALRIKEQAEELYNTQRKPTAEGLETLPRDYSGMKPNAPVLGPPLPGDLGRPILERQRQLGIAPGHEISDEEQRLAHQAIEARESQVFFSVENRSRQIDVAGSGQDVQRPIEPLRQSDAARASASVAPAESDQNNQQRKLDFISQRNTSGIYNPHSLQTPASPYQLMAGSVIAASLITGINSDVPGLVVAQVTENVHDTVTGSILLIPQGSRLIGTYDSVVAFGQRRALLVWQRILLPDGSSIEIDNLPATDTAGYAGLEDKVDFHTWQLIKGVALATLLGVGTELSLGEDESDLVKAIRESAQQNVSRAGQRITEKNLNIQPTITVRPGWPLRVVVHKDLVLREYPS